A section of the Pseudanabaena mucicola str. Chao 1806 genome encodes:
- a CDS encoding CAAD domain-containing protein, whose translation MESQETTVEAAVESLVEPVEVAAPKPPAHETTKPAATKPVVSAPEPAKSTAEPRAEVAIPQNTPELTNEIWNKVTATWQEYFGEGKKANVTIALTVIAAIPVLIAASTLLEFLDKLPILPSVFELVGFGYSIWFVYRYLLLATTRKELIDTITTWKNKVFG comes from the coding sequence ATGGAATCACAAGAAACTACTGTTGAAGCAGCCGTAGAAAGTTTAGTTGAACCTGTCGAAGTAGCAGCACCAAAACCCCCTGCTCATGAAACTACCAAGCCAGCAGCTACCAAACCAGTAGTATCTGCACCTGAGCCAGCAAAATCAACAGCGGAACCTCGCGCAGAAGTTGCTATCCCTCAAAACACACCTGAACTTACCAATGAAATTTGGAATAAAGTCACAGCAACTTGGCAAGAATATTTCGGCGAAGGCAAAAAGGCAAATGTTACAATCGCTCTTACAGTCATTGCCGCTATCCCTGTCTTGATTGCTGCTTCCACACTTTTAGAATTTTTGGATAAATTACCGATCCTGCCTAGCGTCTTTGAACTAGTTGGTTTTGGCTATTCGATCTGGTTTGTCTACCGCTATTTACTTCTAGCCACTACTCGCAAAGAATTAATTGATACGATTACAACTTGGAAAAATAAAGTTTTCGGCTAG
- a CDS encoding response regulator transcription factor, with the protein MSGHILLVDDEPGLREAVKAYLEDSGFAVQVANNARDAWQLLEKTTPDLVISDIMMPQVSGYEFLKQMREDVRFLNLPVVFLTAKGMTKDRIEGYNAGCDAYLSKPFDPDELVAITENLIARRAMQAVTANSNTSEITDLAGQLAEIKALLKQKPTINVTPPPIKIEFTPREQSVLELVVEGLMNKEIAKRLGTTIRNVEKYVSRLFSKTGTSSRTELVRYALQHGLIDSYS; encoded by the coding sequence ATGTCAGGACATATCCTACTTGTAGATGATGAACCAGGTCTTAGAGAAGCTGTGAAAGCTTATCTTGAAGACAGCGGCTTTGCAGTGCAGGTTGCTAATAATGCAAGGGATGCATGGCAACTGCTAGAGAAAACTACACCAGATCTGGTAATTTCGGACATCATGATGCCGCAGGTAAGTGGATATGAGTTCCTGAAGCAAATGCGTGAGGATGTCAGGTTTTTAAATTTGCCCGTCGTATTTTTAACCGCCAAGGGCATGACGAAAGATCGTATCGAAGGCTATAACGCTGGCTGTGATGCCTATCTATCAAAACCATTTGACCCCGATGAGTTAGTAGCGATCACTGAAAATTTAATTGCCCGTCGTGCCATGCAAGCCGTTACGGCAAATAGCAACACTTCAGAAATAACAGACCTTGCAGGACAATTGGCAGAAATTAAGGCTCTACTCAAGCAAAAGCCTACGATTAATGTCACACCGCCACCGATCAAAATTGAATTTACTCCTCGTGAACAAAGTGTATTGGAACTGGTAGTTGAAGGCTTAATGAATAAAGAAATAGCTAAGCGTCTTGGTACAACTATTCGTAATGTTGAAAAATATGTCAGTCGTTTATTTAGTAAAACAGGTACAAGTAGCCGCACTGAATTAGTCCGCTATGCTTTGCAGCATGGATTGATTGACTCCTACTCATAG
- a CDS encoding mechanosensitive ion channel family protein: MQTSSNHLFIWAIALIVGLALSVIVLGEIIYRLQHRRRPLAATLQVVRNLVLPMFAFMLFVQYVLQRPASDDIVKSVQTLFWICVLHAALSLLNAVIFEQAKADTWRARVPKLLIDLFRLFLVLLGTAIVLATVWNADLAGLVTALGVSSIVIGLALQDTLGSVMSGIALLFERPFSVGDWLKVGEIEGQVIDINWRAVRLITFEREMVIIPHKLMGNEIIRNFSRPLALHAERIRVGFSYKDPPNLAKHVLYSTALETQGILKNPDPQIFTISYGDSAITYEVKFFIADYGELEEIRDRFMSRLWYAAQRNSLTIPFPIRTLYHFHGPTSEAKGTSKKFTESLQSLPAFVPLDKSNHLNTSTSGIALQHFGAGETVIKQGAENNSLYIVVSGSAVMIVQDTTGNNHEILMVKNGEFFGEMTLFSGEMSPISVTAVEDLEVMMISAEAVNQMIDRQPNFAREISQILETRRRVVNTIQNT; encoded by the coding sequence ATGCAAACTAGTTCTAATCATTTATTTATTTGGGCGATCGCTTTAATCGTCGGGCTAGCCCTATCTGTAATTGTCCTTGGCGAGATTATCTATCGCCTCCAACATCGTCGCCGCCCCCTTGCAGCTACATTACAAGTAGTGCGAAACCTAGTTTTGCCGATGTTTGCATTTATGTTGTTTGTGCAGTACGTGCTACAACGTCCTGCCAGTGACGACATTGTTAAGAGCGTGCAAACTCTCTTTTGGATTTGCGTACTCCATGCGGCTCTCTCATTACTTAATGCCGTGATTTTTGAGCAAGCTAAAGCCGATACTTGGCGGGCGCGAGTTCCCAAATTATTAATCGATCTATTTCGCCTCTTTTTAGTACTGCTTGGTACGGCGATCGTACTTGCCACAGTGTGGAATGCAGACTTAGCAGGATTAGTAACTGCTCTAGGTGTGAGCTCAATTGTGATCGGTTTGGCGTTGCAGGATACCCTCGGTAGCGTTATGTCAGGTATCGCCCTGTTGTTTGAGCGTCCTTTTTCCGTCGGTGATTGGCTCAAGGTTGGTGAAATCGAAGGTCAGGTCATCGATATTAACTGGCGAGCTGTTCGATTAATTACCTTTGAGCGCGAGATGGTGATCATTCCGCACAAGTTGATGGGTAATGAAATCATTCGTAATTTTAGTCGTCCGCTAGCTCTCCATGCTGAACGCATCCGCGTTGGTTTTTCTTATAAAGATCCTCCAAATCTTGCTAAGCATGTTCTCTATAGTACTGCTCTGGAAACTCAGGGTATTCTCAAAAATCCCGATCCCCAAATTTTTACGATTTCCTACGGTGATTCGGCAATTACCTATGAGGTAAAATTCTTTATTGCAGATTATGGTGAACTCGAGGAAATACGTGATCGCTTTATGAGTCGTCTCTGGTATGCCGCCCAGCGCAATAGCTTGACGATTCCCTTTCCCATCAGGACTCTCTATCATTTTCATGGTCCTACCTCCGAAGCAAAAGGAACCTCGAAAAAGTTTACCGAAAGTCTGCAATCTCTCCCTGCCTTTGTTCCATTGGATAAATCTAACCATCTTAATACATCGACTTCGGGAATTGCTTTGCAGCATTTCGGCGCAGGAGAAACAGTGATTAAACAAGGTGCAGAAAATAACTCTCTCTACATCGTAGTTTCAGGCAGCGCGGTAATGATTGTACAGGATACGACTGGTAATAATCACGAAATACTAATGGTCAAAAATGGTGAATTTTTCGGTGAAATGACGCTTTTTTCGGGAGAGATGAGTCCGATTTCGGTAACTGCGGTTGAAGATTTAGAAGTGATGATGATTTCGGCAGAAGCGGTGAATCAAATGATCGATCGTCAGCCCAACTTTGCCCGTGAAATTAGCCAAATTCTGGAAACCCGTCGCCGTGTGGTGAATACTATTCAAAACACTTAA
- a CDS encoding DUF5615 family PIN-like protein, with protein MSNIRFYLDEDSMNRALLMALRQREIDVTTVSEVKREGFSDEEQLLWAGQNNRVICTYNIRDFSKIHKQFLAEGKVHAGILLMHQDFSIGERLYGLSVVMASLTAENMVNQMIFLSNYLKSNV; from the coding sequence ATGAGTAATATTCGCTTCTATCTAGATGAAGACAGTATGAATCGGGCTTTGTTGATGGCGCTACGTCAGAGGGAGATAGATGTAACGACAGTCAGTGAGGTTAAACGCGAAGGTTTTTCAGATGAGGAACAGTTGTTATGGGCTGGTCAAAACAATCGAGTCATTTGCACCTATAACATTCGCGACTTTAGCAAGATCCATAAGCAATTTTTAGCCGAGGGTAAAGTTCATGCTGGAATATTGTTAATGCATCAGGATTTTTCGATTGGTGAGAGATTGTACGGTTTGTCTGTGGTTATGGCCTCACTCACAGCAGAAAATATGGTTAATCAAATGATTTTTTTAAGCAACTATCTAAAAAGTAATGTCTGA
- the dnaK gene encoding molecular chaperone DnaK yields MGKIVGIDLGTTNSVVAVMEGGKPVVIANSEGSRTTPSVVSFTKDGERLVGQMARRQAVLNPDNTFYSVKRFIGRKHSELSAETKRVPYTVRRDEQGNIKLRSSRLEKDFAPEEISAMVIRKLVDEASRYLGEPVTGAVITVPAYFNDSQRQATKDAGRIAGIEVKRILNEPTAASLAYGLDKKSNKKILVFDLGGGTFDVSVLEVSDGLFEVKATTGDTQLGGDDFDRQIVNYLAEEFLKSDGVDLRKERQALQRLTEAAEKAKIELSTVGVTEINLPFITATAEGPLHLETSLKRSQFERLSADLLERLQIPLDRVLRDAQISPRQIDEVVLVGGSTRIPAVQEMVERAIGKPPSQSVNPDEVVAIGAVIQAAILSGEIKDVLLLDVTPLSLGVETSGGVVKRLIPRNTTIPCRKMELFTTAEDNQTSVEIHVVQGERDLAEYNKSLGRFKLSGLDPQPRGMAQVDVTFDLNTDGILAVTASDRRTGVERRVTIRGASTLDEKEVERMVSEAEQYADRDRAKKERIEKLNRADNLAVGSERQLKDLALNYGYKLSYERRKQIEGSIKKLKDAIAKEDDALIDRAQVELQEALYALSSELYAEDEYYDDEDDDLFGGILESIGSFASRNKRGKDEDDRRRPNTRVSYDDDDDWL; encoded by the coding sequence ATGGGCAAAATTGTAGGTATTGATTTGGGTACGACAAACTCTGTGGTAGCCGTTATGGAAGGTGGCAAGCCCGTAGTAATTGCGAACTCAGAAGGTAGCCGAACCACTCCCTCAGTTGTTAGCTTTACTAAAGATGGTGAGCGCCTTGTCGGGCAAATGGCACGTCGTCAAGCGGTGCTAAATCCTGACAATACTTTTTATTCTGTAAAACGTTTTATCGGACGCAAGCATAGTGAACTATCAGCAGAAACTAAGCGCGTCCCCTATACAGTCCGTCGTGATGAACAGGGTAATATCAAGTTACGCAGTTCTCGTCTCGAAAAAGATTTTGCACCCGAAGAAATCTCGGCGATGGTTATTCGCAAACTTGTCGATGAGGCGAGCCGCTATTTAGGTGAACCTGTAACGGGTGCAGTGATTACGGTTCCTGCTTATTTTAATGATTCTCAGCGTCAAGCCACAAAGGATGCAGGCAGAATTGCGGGGATCGAAGTTAAGCGCATTTTAAATGAACCGACGGCAGCTTCTCTAGCTTATGGCTTAGACAAGAAATCCAATAAGAAAATTTTAGTGTTTGACCTTGGTGGGGGCACGTTTGATGTGTCAGTGCTAGAGGTCAGTGATGGTTTATTTGAAGTTAAGGCAACCACAGGGGATACCCAATTAGGCGGGGATGACTTCGATCGCCAAATCGTTAATTACCTCGCCGAAGAATTTCTTAAGTCCGATGGTGTGGATCTGCGGAAAGAGCGTCAAGCCTTGCAACGTTTAACTGAAGCAGCCGAAAAAGCCAAAATCGAGCTTTCAACAGTAGGTGTAACTGAGATTAACTTGCCATTTATTACCGCAACCGCCGAAGGCCCCTTGCACTTAGAGACTAGTTTAAAGCGATCGCAATTTGAGCGCCTCAGTGCCGATTTATTAGAACGTTTACAAATTCCCCTTGATCGCGTCTTACGTGATGCTCAAATTAGTCCGCGCCAAATCGATGAAGTCGTCCTCGTTGGAGGCTCTACAAGAATTCCAGCAGTGCAGGAAATGGTGGAAAGAGCGATCGGTAAACCACCAAGCCAAAGTGTTAATCCCGATGAAGTCGTGGCGATCGGCGCTGTGATCCAAGCAGCAATTTTATCTGGTGAAATTAAAGATGTTTTACTACTAGATGTCACACCTTTATCTTTGGGTGTGGAAACATCGGGTGGCGTAGTTAAGCGATTAATTCCTAGAAATACCACAATTCCCTGTCGCAAGATGGAACTGTTCACCACTGCCGAAGACAATCAAACCTCGGTAGAAATTCATGTAGTGCAAGGTGAACGTGATCTAGCGGAATATAACAAGTCGTTAGGACGCTTTAAACTAAGTGGACTTGATCCCCAACCTCGCGGCATGGCACAAGTAGATGTCACCTTTGATTTGAATACCGATGGCATTTTGGCAGTGACCGCTAGTGATCGCCGTACAGGTGTGGAACGTCGCGTCACCATTCGCGGTGCTTCAACCCTCGATGAGAAAGAAGTTGAACGGATGGTTTCAGAAGCCGAGCAATATGCTGATCGCGATCGGGCAAAGAAGGAACGCATTGAGAAATTAAATCGTGCTGATAACTTAGCGGTGGGATCTGAGCGTCAACTTAAAGATCTCGCACTCAACTATGGCTATAAACTCAGCTATGAACGTCGCAAACAAATCGAAGGTTCGATTAAGAAACTGAAAGATGCGATCGCTAAAGAGGATGATGCCCTCATTGATCGCGCTCAAGTGGAATTGCAAGAGGCTCTCTATGCTCTGTCCAGCGAACTCTATGCTGAAGATGAATATTACGATGATGAGGATGACGATCTATTCGGTGGCATTCTCGAAAGCATTGGTAGTTTTGCCAGTCGCAATAAGCGCGGTAAAGATGAAGATGATCGCCGCCGCCCCAATACTAGAGTTTCCTATGATGACGATGATGACTGGCTGTAA
- a CDS encoding glycosyltransferase family 61 protein has protein sequence MENKPSLLLPSSTSIRKLPVNLKQADIKLFEQEIRKDIPETTLNYIYNVKISPEGILSKSNIVLSESFVSLEQYKQWAKRSIKARLKYFIKNELFKNCQPINQDVFWITDDWSHAYFHWFTDALPRLLAIHHIVNDSTLLLPKKYRYYDYINTSLLPFRIQDIRYIDNPIICKNLKIPTHTAPTGNYNEVLIKRLRELYTSFYSELIDREDYTKIYISRSKAQKRKIINEQEVIEIVKKYGFKVICFEEYSFEDQIKMALRAKFMISNHGGGLTNLLFMASGGAVLELRKYGDSNNNCFFTLASALDINYFYQLCETDQNDINNTSDLKIDCQLLSSNIIDMLNFAGN, from the coding sequence ATGGAAAATAAGCCTTCATTATTGTTGCCTAGTAGCACATCTATTAGAAAACTTCCCGTCAATTTAAAGCAAGCAGATATTAAACTATTTGAGCAAGAGATTAGAAAAGATATTCCTGAAACCACACTCAATTATATTTACAATGTCAAAATCTCACCTGAGGGTATTTTGTCCAAGAGTAATATAGTTTTATCAGAATCTTTTGTCTCATTGGAGCAATATAAGCAATGGGCAAAAAGAAGTATTAAGGCACGATTAAAATACTTTATTAAAAATGAGCTATTTAAGAATTGCCAACCGATCAATCAAGATGTATTTTGGATTACTGATGATTGGAGTCACGCTTATTTTCATTGGTTTACAGATGCTTTGCCCAGATTATTAGCAATTCATCATATTGTAAATGATTCAACTTTACTACTTCCCAAGAAATATAGATATTATGATTATATAAATACATCTTTACTACCTTTTAGAATTCAAGATATTAGATATATCGATAATCCAATAATTTGTAAGAACTTAAAAATACCTACTCACACTGCTCCAACAGGTAACTATAATGAAGTATTAATTAAAAGATTAAGAGAATTGTATACTTCATTTTATAGTGAATTAATAGATAGAGAAGATTACACAAAAATTTATATAAGCCGAAGCAAAGCACAGAAAAGGAAAATAATAAATGAGCAAGAAGTTATAGAAATTGTAAAAAAGTATGGGTTTAAAGTAATCTGTTTTGAAGAATATTCTTTTGAAGATCAAATAAAAATGGCTTTAAGAGCGAAATTTATGATTTCTAACCATGGAGGAGGACTTACTAATCTACTTTTTATGGCTTCAGGTGGTGCTGTTTTAGAGCTAAGGAAATATGGAGATAGCAATAACAATTGTTTTTTTACTTTAGCATCTGCTCTAGATATAAATTATTTTTACCAGCTTTGTGAAACAGATCAAAATGATATCAACAACACTTCAGATCTTAAGATAGACTGCCAACTCCTATCAAGCAATATTATAGATATGCTGAACTTTGCAGGAAATTGA
- a CDS encoding adenylate/guanylate cyclase domain-containing protein produces the protein MVQDLRYQSGKSNLTNRAFNQLTSVRASKAYQIESYFKTIRNHIQTLSNDISVETAIIEFTNTYRQLESISLPTDTSQKITAYYQNEFLPKLAKTEQGSPVLNSFLPESTASNYLQYHYIATNPNPIGKKHLLNKASDGSEYSRIHDRYHPIFRNIIEKFGYYDMFLIDSQGNIVYTVYKETDFATNLTTGAYYDSNLARLTSAVRRSKQKDYAAIIDFESYSPSYGAPAAFIAAPIFNQSKFVGVLAVQVPVDEINNVMTGNRKWESDGLGKSGETYLVGQDYLMRSVSRFLVETPEEYLQTIATLGVNKETINRIRQYKTSILEQKVRTQAVEEAITGKQGIKTIRDYRDISVLSSYAPLQIEGLNWVILSEIDLAEAYAPIYDFERQLMISATLLMLLVIFLAMAMASVFVKPINQLIESARKVASGQLDEIATLETQDEFGELAQSFNAMVLSLRDQTNLVEEKNRENEQLLLSIFPAAIAKRLKQGEKNIAESVSNVTVLFSDLTGFSKLSDSLTAYEIVSILNDIVSIFDETAERYGMEKIKTIGDSYMAVCGLSVPYLDHDKRAIDFGLEMQAIVRRFSQERNYQLNINLGIHSGDIVAGIVGRNKFIYDVWGDTINVASALKSACPEGGILVSHEIYNRLSDLYEFVPIAVKVENGKNILKAWQINPK, from the coding sequence ATGGTGCAAGATCTCAGATATCAAAGCGGTAAGTCAAATCTAACCAATCGCGCTTTTAATCAGTTAACAAGTGTGCGCGCCTCTAAGGCTTATCAAATTGAGTCCTATTTCAAAACAATTCGCAATCATATTCAGACCCTCAGCAATGATATTTCTGTGGAGACAGCCATCATTGAATTTACCAATACCTATCGCCAGCTTGAGAGTATCAGTTTGCCAACCGATACTTCTCAAAAAATTACAGCTTATTATCAAAACGAATTTCTCCCTAAACTAGCGAAAACTGAGCAGGGTTCGCCAGTTCTGAATTCTTTTTTGCCTGAATCGACAGCAAGTAATTATCTGCAATATCATTACATCGCCACTAATCCGAATCCTATTGGTAAAAAACATTTATTAAATAAAGCCAGTGATGGCAGTGAATATAGCCGTATTCATGATCGCTATCATCCTATCTTTCGCAATATCATTGAGAAGTTTGGCTACTACGATATGTTCCTGATCGATTCACAGGGAAATATCGTTTATACAGTTTATAAAGAAACTGATTTCGCGACTAATCTCACTACTGGAGCCTATTACGATAGCAATTTGGCGCGTCTGACATCAGCAGTGCGACGCTCTAAACAAAAGGACTACGCTGCCATTATTGATTTTGAGTCCTATTCTCCCTCCTATGGTGCACCTGCGGCTTTTATCGCTGCACCAATCTTCAATCAGTCTAAGTTTGTTGGTGTTCTGGCAGTTCAAGTACCAGTGGATGAAATTAATAATGTGATGACAGGAAATCGCAAATGGGAAAGTGATGGACTCGGTAAAAGTGGTGAGACTTATTTGGTGGGTCAAGATTATTTAATGCGATCAGTTTCTCGTTTTTTAGTCGAAACTCCTGAAGAATATTTGCAGACTATTGCGACATTGGGAGTAAATAAGGAAACAATAAATAGAATTCGTCAATATAAAACATCGATTTTAGAACAGAAAGTACGCACACAGGCGGTGGAAGAAGCGATTACAGGCAAGCAGGGAATTAAAACTATTCGTGATTATAGGGATATTTCTGTCTTAAGTTCCTATGCCCCTTTGCAAATAGAAGGATTAAATTGGGTGATTCTCTCAGAAATTGATTTGGCGGAAGCCTATGCGCCTATCTATGATTTTGAGCGTCAGTTAATGATTTCGGCGACTTTGTTAATGCTATTAGTGATTTTCTTGGCAATGGCAATGGCTTCAGTATTTGTGAAGCCGATTAATCAATTAATCGAGAGTGCGCGTAAAGTTGCCTCAGGTCAATTAGATGAGATCGCCACTTTAGAAACCCAAGATGAATTTGGCGAATTGGCGCAATCCTTTAATGCAATGGTGCTGAGTCTGCGCGATCAAACCAATTTAGTCGAGGAAAAAAATCGCGAGAACGAGCAGTTATTGTTGAGCATTTTTCCTGCGGCGATCGCCAAACGTCTCAAGCAAGGAGAAAAGAATATTGCCGAAAGCGTTTCTAATGTGACGGTTCTATTTTCCGATTTAACAGGCTTTTCCAAATTATCGGATTCCCTCACAGCCTATGAAATAGTCAGCATCCTCAATGATATTGTCTCCATTTTTGATGAAACTGCCGAGCGTTATGGCATGGAAAAAATCAAAACTATTGGCGATAGCTATATGGCGGTCTGTGGCTTATCAGTTCCCTATCTTGACCATGATAAGAGAGCGATCGACTTTGGCTTAGAAATGCAGGCAATCGTGCGGCGGTTCAGTCAAGAGCGCAACTACCAATTAAATATCAATTTAGGCATCCATTCAGGGGATATTGTTGCAGGAATAGTTGGACGCAATAAATTTATTTACGATGTCTGGGGTGACACGATTAATGTTGCCAGTGCGCTGAAATCTGCCTGTCCTGAAGGTGGAATTTTAGTTTCCCATGAAATTTACAATCGTTTGAGCGATCTCTATGAATTCGTTCCCATCGCTGTTAAGGTCGAAAATGGCAAGAATATTTTGAAAGCATGGCAAATAAATCCCAAATAA
- a CDS encoding transposase gives MESIVKHAQRLVYSLLSFMPSVYQKASLNAILGLFLEAQGHPLPQHTQVKSASSLSRFQNHYNWSTRSVIRITRQIILEQIAQHRPYKGSPLKILIDLTTLTKCGKFLHLNTSTADGSAPWVRMLNGKRGLHLVLLYLVYGEWRIPWSFRVWRGKGYASPSDLACKLLGTVPKRLTQGRKVIVLADTEFCTVKFLNTVRAKAWRVVVGIRCNRKLQDGRSVKQLYRHGKRGQQVLLEGLSTTFTISWFWLKRADSKRELRFVISSHPYSGAYLVMLGRKRWAIEGFFKTIKHRFGLHCFGQSTKLGVFRWLILSLIAYLLAHWSTQWSPPPVLDWKAASDLTLSVLFPSVLWLKLLRYIRINADIAARYGFKIVLKPIPT, from the coding sequence ATGGAAAGCATCGTTAAGCACGCCCAAAGGTTAGTTTATAGCCTTCTGAGCTTTATGCCTAGTGTGTATCAAAAAGCCAGTCTGAATGCGATATTGGGACTATTTCTCGAAGCGCAGGGACATCCTTTACCTCAACATACGCAAGTAAAATCAGCCAGTTCGTTAAGTCGGTTTCAAAATCACTATAACTGGTCTACGCGGTCAGTGATTCGGATAACCCGTCAGATCATCTTAGAGCAAATCGCTCAGCATCGACCATACAAAGGGAGTCCATTGAAGATCTTGATTGACTTGACCACATTGACAAAATGCGGCAAGTTTTTGCATCTAAATACCTCGACGGCTGACGGCTCAGCCCCATGGGTAAGGATGCTCAACGGTAAGCGAGGACTTCATCTAGTCTTACTTTATCTAGTCTACGGTGAGTGGCGAATACCATGGAGTTTTAGAGTGTGGCGCGGCAAGGGATATGCGAGTCCATCAGACTTAGCTTGTAAATTGTTGGGAACAGTGCCAAAGCGATTAACCCAAGGTAGGAAAGTAATTGTTCTTGCTGATACTGAGTTTTGCACAGTCAAGTTTTTAAATACAGTCCGAGCAAAGGCTTGGCGAGTTGTTGTGGGCATACGCTGCAATCGTAAGCTTCAAGATGGGCGTTCGGTCAAACAACTTTATCGTCATGGCAAACGGGGGCAACAAGTTTTACTCGAAGGGCTAAGTACCACATTTACCATCTCTTGGTTCTGGCTCAAAAGAGCTGATAGCAAACGAGAGTTACGCTTTGTGATTTCTTCTCATCCTTATTCGGGTGCTTATCTGGTGATGTTGGGTCGTAAGCGTTGGGCGATTGAGGGATTTTTCAAAACCATTAAACATCGCTTTGGTTTACATTGTTTTGGGCAGTCTACAAAACTTGGAGTTTTTCGTTGGCTAATTCTATCTCTGATTGCTTATCTTTTGGCTCACTGGAGTACTCAATGGTCGCCACCTCCTGTCTTGGACTGGAAGGCTGCCTCTGATTTGACACTTTCTGTTTTATTCCCTTCTGTCCTTTGGTTAAAACTCCTCCGATACATCCGAATTAATGCTGATATTGCTGCTCGTTATGGTTTTAAAATTGTTCTCAAACCCATTCCTACTTAA
- the rpsB gene encoding 30S ribosomal protein S2 yields the protein MGVVTLAQLLESGVHFGHQTRRWNPKMEPYIFTERNGVHIIDLVQTAQYLEEAYAYLRQASEQGKKVLFVGTKRQAAGLIAQEAARCGSYYINQRWLGGMLTNWTTIKTRVDRLKDLERRDESGALDRLPKKEASTLRREMEKLRKYLGGIKLMRKPPDIVIIVDHKREYNAVQECQKLRIPIVSLLDTNCDPDSVDIGIPANDDAIRSIKLVVGKLADAIYEGRHGDIEDIEYEISAEEVEAYADDEIITGDEDEVEA from the coding sequence ATGGGAGTTGTAACCCTAGCCCAATTGCTAGAGTCGGGAGTCCACTTCGGGCATCAAACCCGTCGCTGGAACCCCAAGATGGAGCCTTACATCTTCACCGAGCGTAATGGCGTTCATATTATTGACCTTGTGCAAACTGCACAGTACCTCGAAGAAGCTTATGCCTATTTGCGTCAAGCTTCTGAGCAAGGTAAGAAAGTATTATTTGTCGGAACCAAGCGTCAAGCTGCTGGTCTAATCGCTCAAGAGGCTGCTCGCTGTGGTAGCTACTACATCAACCAACGCTGGTTGGGTGGAATGCTCACCAACTGGACAACGATCAAAACCCGTGTTGATCGCCTTAAGGATCTTGAACGTCGCGATGAAAGTGGTGCGCTAGATCGCCTACCGAAGAAGGAAGCATCTACCCTGCGCCGCGAAATGGAAAAGCTTCGCAAGTATCTCGGTGGAATCAAGTTGATGCGGAAACCACCTGATATCGTGATCATTGTTGACCACAAGCGCGAGTACAATGCTGTTCAAGAATGCCAAAAGCTGCGTATTCCCATCGTATCTTTGCTTGACACCAACTGTGATCCCGATAGCGTTGATATTGGTATTCCTGCCAACGATGACGCAATTCGTTCGATCAAGTTGGTAGTTGGTAAGCTCGCTGATGCAATTTACGAAGGTCGTCATGGCGATATTGAAGATATCGAATATGAAATTTCTGCTGAAGAAGTAGAAGCATATGCCGATGATGAAATCATCACTGGTGATGAAGACGAAGTAGAAGCATAA
- a CDS encoding DUF433 domain-containing protein has translation MTATIFNIGTLIVCDPDICGNRPRIANTRITVGRIATLWKQGLTPEEIADNWGYLSMAQVYAALTYYHANREEIDQSLRQDREDYDRLYAEHQAAKGSY, from the coding sequence ATGACAGCAACTATTTTTAATATTGGTACGCTTATCGTTTGCGATCCTGATATTTGCGGAAATCGTCCGCGTATTGCGAATACACGCATTACGGTTGGACGCATTGCGACATTATGGAAACAAGGTTTAACGCCTGAGGAAATTGCGGATAATTGGGGTTATCTGAGTATGGCTCAAGTTTATGCGGCGCTGACTTACTATCATGCGAATCGAGAGGAGATTGATCAATCCTTGCGTCAAGATCGAGAGGATTACGATCGCTTATATGCTGAACATCAGGCGGCGAAGGGAAGTTACTAA